Proteins encoded together in one Anguilla anguilla isolate fAngAng1 chromosome 9, fAngAng1.pri, whole genome shotgun sequence window:
- the fam222ba gene encoding LOW QUALITY PROTEIN: protein FAM222B (The sequence of the model RefSeq protein was modified relative to this genomic sequence to represent the inferred CDS: deleted 1 base in 1 codon), with the protein MLACLPGPGDLSFQLLSHTQMNTGLQKWDTTQKMRSAQYPTPAELDAYAKKVANSPLTIKIFPNSVKVPQRNHVRRTVNGLDTSGQRYSPYPPQASSKAGLLAVVKVPAKGVLKDFDGSRARLLPEIVMNPSAGPYAAASTLNVPQTVPHPQGLQRPQALPHPHPHPHPQQQQQQQQQPPPPPQGMRHPPGMTQPPGLQQQPPHQGLARTQTLPHPPSLAHLPPNVLLQQQQQQQQQQQQQPPPGLLGNRKMADGDVPPNVTVSTSTIPLSMAASLHQNRPNLSRIVHQINQFCQAGARISTTSVCEGQIANPSPISRNLLINASSRVSMHHPAPGLLPSCAHGCPGVADPAAVVAPGHAPPGAVPHPNMIAVNHMPVYHADLKQQQQQQQQQQIRSWNQHQLAHLQQQISEGGHPCKHPLREPPGGPAFPCKGVSYLPELCVGQPYSLKPPVDKPTPSPPVNGMPGAMTYTNGHYFQPVWGSILPTPNSDSSGSQDLAMPFHGGPSGASIDCAPGTQYRAGAGSSGQTNLMQTMDYLGGDFQPPCYRDQNLGMGKMHRPPMGRVPEPGDTRNTQIQHPGYR; encoded by the exons ATGCTGGCCTGTCTGCCAGGACCAGGTGACCTGTCCTTCCAGCTTCTCTCCCACACGCAGATGAACACTGGACTTCAGAAAT gggACACTACGCAGAAGATGAGATCCGCACAGTACCCTACCCCAGCGGAGTTGGATGCCTATGCTAAGAAAGTCGCCAACAGCCCACTGACTATAAAAATCTTCCCGAACAGCGTCAAGGTTCCCCAGCGGAACCACGTGCGCCGCACCGTGAACGGGCTGGACACCTCGGGCCAGCGCTACAGCCCCTACCCCCCGCAGGCCAGCTCCAAGGCGGGCCTGCTCGCCGTCGTCAAGGTCCCCGCCAAGGGCGTCCTCAAGGACTTCGACGGCAGCCGGGCGCGCCTGCTCCCGGAGATCGTCATGAACCCCTCCGCCGGGCCCTACGCCGCGGCGAGCACTTTAAACGTCCCCCAGactgtcccccacccccaggggcTCCAGCGGCCCCAGGCCTTAccccacccgcacccgcacccgcacccgcagcagcagcagcagcagcagcagcagccgccgcccccccca cagggcATGCGACACCCTCCAGGCATGACCCAGCCCCCcgggctgcagcagcagcccccccaCCAGGGCCTGGCCAGGACCCAgactctcccccacccccccagcctggCCCACCTGCCGCCCAAcgtcctgctgcagcagcagcagcagcagcagcagcagcagcagcagcagccgccgcCGGGCCTGCTCGGGAACAGGAAGATGGCGGACGGAGACGTCCCGCCCAACGTTACCGTGTCTACCTCAACCATTCCGCTCTCCATGGCCGCCAGCCTGCACCAAAACCGGCCCAACCTGAGCAGGATCGTGCACCAGATCAACCAGTTCTGCCAGGCGGGGGCCCGAATCAGCACTACCTCTGTGTGCGAGGGGCAGATCGCCAACCCCAGCCCCATCAGCCGCAACCTGCTCATCAACGCCAGCTCCCGGGTGTCCATGCACCACCCGGCCCCCGGCCTCCTGCCTTCCTGCGCCCACGGGTGCCCCGGCGTGGCCGACCCGGCCGCCGTCGTCGCCCCGGGCCACGCCCCGCCGGGCGCCGTCCCGCACCCCAACATGATCGCCGTCAACCACATGCCCGTCTACCACGCCGAcctgaagcagcagcagcagcagcagcagcagcagcagatccGCTCCTGGAACCAGCACCAACTCgcccacctgcagcagcagatcTCGGAGGGGGGCCACCCCTGCAAACACCCCCTGCGGGAGCCCCCGGGCGGGCCCGCCTTCCCCTGCAAGGGCGTGAGCTACCTGCCGGAGCTGTGCGTGGGCCAGCCCTACAGCCTGAAGCCCCCCGTGGACAAGCCCACGCCCTCGCCGCCCGTCAACGGGATGCCGGGCGCCATGACCTACACCAACGGGCACTACTTTCAGCCGGTGTGGGGCAGCATCCTGCCCACGCCCAACAGTGACAGCTCGGGGTCTCAGGACCTGGCCATGCCATTCCACGGGGGCCCGTCGGGGGCCTCCATAGACTGCGCCCCAGGGACGCAGTACAGGGCCGGCGCCGGGTCCTCCGGCCAGACTAATCTGATGCAAACCATGGATTACTTGGGCGGGGACTTCCAGCCGCCCTGCTACCGAGATCAGAATCTGGGCATGGGGAAGATGCACAGGCCGCCCATGGGCAGAGTCCCAGAGCCGGGCGACACTAGAAATACTCAAATTCAGCACCCAGGGTACAGATAA